One genomic segment of Mycolicibacterium chubuense NBB4 includes these proteins:
- a CDS encoding sugar phosphate isomerase/epimerase family protein: MKLGVYTAILHDKPLPEALEIIASLGLTGAEVNAGGFLPTPHLPVDELLSGAVSPREYLSVFDGTGVSLAGLNCNGNPLHPDPEVGPDDAEDLRKAIRVAGLLGADRVVTMSGLPQAHPGGTWPAWHVNTWDSGYLDSLDYQWGEVAVPFWTEIDALAREHGVKVAIEMHPQNLVFNPPTLKRLVDKTGATHLGAEMDPSHLFWQGIDPVAAIEWLGPLVFHAAAKDTRINDNCRVHGVLDERFTRIPLAQNPTGLGGRHVVNKWPEDSSWDFVAVGRGHDTAFWARFLRALEAVDPNMAVNIEHEDVELGQLEGLQVAAQTLKSADAVPL, translated from the coding sequence ATGAAGCTCGGGGTGTACACCGCGATCCTGCACGACAAGCCGCTGCCCGAAGCGTTGGAGATCATCGCGTCGCTGGGCCTGACCGGGGCGGAGGTCAACGCCGGCGGGTTCTTGCCGACCCCGCACCTGCCGGTGGACGAACTCCTGTCCGGTGCCGTGTCGCCACGCGAGTACCTGTCGGTGTTCGACGGCACAGGGGTCTCACTCGCGGGGTTGAACTGCAACGGCAACCCGCTGCACCCCGACCCCGAAGTCGGGCCGGACGATGCCGAGGATCTCCGCAAGGCGATCCGCGTCGCCGGTCTGCTCGGAGCCGATCGCGTGGTGACGATGTCGGGTCTGCCGCAGGCGCATCCGGGCGGCACGTGGCCGGCGTGGCACGTCAACACCTGGGACTCCGGCTATCTCGACTCGCTGGACTACCAGTGGGGCGAGGTCGCGGTGCCCTTCTGGACCGAGATCGACGCGCTGGCACGGGAGCACGGCGTCAAGGTCGCGATCGAGATGCACCCGCAGAATCTGGTGTTCAACCCGCCCACGCTCAAGCGACTCGTCGACAAGACGGGTGCGACCCACCTGGGCGCGGAGATGGACCCTTCGCATCTGTTCTGGCAGGGAATCGACCCCGTCGCGGCGATCGAATGGCTGGGGCCCTTGGTCTTTCACGCCGCCGCCAAGGACACCCGAATCAATGACAACTGCCGTGTCCACGGCGTGCTCGACGAGCGCTTCACGCGAATTCCCCTTGCGCAGAACCCCACCGGGCTCGGCGGTCGCCACGTCGTCAACAAGTGGCCCGAGGACTCGTCGTGGGACTTCGTCGCCGTCGGCCGCGGCCACGACACCGCGTTCTGGGCGCGATTCCTGCGAGCATTGGAGGCTGTGGACCCCAATATGGCCGTCAACATCGAGCACGAAGACGTCGAGCTCGGACAACTCGAGGGGCTTCAGGTCGCCGCCCAGACCCTCAAATCCGCCGACGCGGTCCCGCTCTAA
- a CDS encoding TetR/AcrR family transcriptional regulator, which translates to MECNFGGGVPAGRPESKIGRVDTRRKHNPIERRRQLCDAAIALLAEEGPRGLSHLKVDRRAAVADGTTSFYYRTRAALLHGVADQLVRYDAEAFTEAFKDAPNSSGAEILTMLARQVLLIREEPQLSRTRARLELTMLAKRDADIAAEFQQMSESYRALVERMIVAMQSNGGTLDRSLCDEQASVVLTYLGGLIFALANDSPDETSQEDVARQIRAIITGVAAEHGCPHR; encoded by the coding sequence ATGGAATGCAATTTCGGCGGAGGGGTGCCCGCGGGCCGGCCGGAATCTAAAATCGGACGGGTCGACACCCGCAGAAAGCACAACCCGATCGAGCGGCGCCGCCAGCTGTGCGACGCCGCGATCGCCCTGCTGGCCGAGGAGGGTCCGCGAGGGTTGAGTCATCTCAAGGTGGATCGTCGCGCCGCGGTGGCCGACGGCACCACGTCGTTCTACTACCGCACCCGCGCGGCCCTGTTGCACGGGGTCGCCGATCAGCTGGTCCGCTATGACGCCGAGGCGTTCACCGAGGCGTTCAAGGACGCGCCCAACAGCAGCGGCGCGGAGATCCTGACGATGCTCGCGCGGCAGGTGCTGCTGATCCGCGAGGAGCCGCAGCTCTCGCGCACGCGCGCCCGGCTCGAGCTGACCATGCTGGCCAAGCGCGACGCCGACATCGCCGCGGAGTTCCAGCAGATGTCCGAGAGCTACCGAGCGCTGGTCGAGCGCATGATCGTCGCGATGCAGTCGAACGGCGGAACGCTGGACCGTTCGCTGTGTGACGAGCAGGCCTCGGTGGTGCTGACCTATCTCGGCGGCCTGATCTTCGCTCTTGCCAACGACTCACCGGACGAGACGAGCCAGGAAGACGTCGCCAGGCAGATCCGCGCGATCATCACCGGCGTGGCCGCCGAACACGGCTGCCCGCACCGGTAG
- a CDS encoding NCS2 family permease, translating to MNFLDRFFEISARRSTMGTEIRGGLVTFIAMAYIVVLNPIILSGAKDVGGGSLNFAAVSATTSLAAGVMTILFGVIARMPFAFAAGLGINSFLATTVVKDLTWAEAMGLVVINGLIIVLLAATGLRRLVFDAVPMQLKLAITAGIGLFILFIGLVDAGFIGSTGVASPPVGLGHGGIGSISTVPTVVFVFTLLLTGVLVVRRVRGGILIGLAAGTVVAVVIEAIWHLGSATDNPGGWSLSVPTLSGSPFALPDLSLVGAFSLNSFSRIGVIAAVVLVFTLVFANFFDAMGTMTGLSREAGLADDKGTFPRLKSALIVEGAGAVAGGATSSSSNTVFIESGAGIEEGARTGLANLVTGVLFLAAMFVSPLASIVPTEVAAAALVVVGAMMASHLRHVDLSEFSVALPVVLTVAVMPFSYSIANGIGVGFIAWVVMRTAAGKVREISPLLWVVAAGFAVYFARTPLESALGL from the coding sequence GTGAATTTTCTGGACCGATTCTTCGAGATCTCGGCCCGTCGGTCGACCATGGGCACAGAGATTCGCGGCGGCCTCGTCACGTTCATCGCGATGGCCTACATCGTCGTGCTGAACCCGATCATCCTGTCGGGCGCCAAGGACGTCGGCGGGGGTTCCCTGAACTTCGCCGCCGTGTCGGCGACGACGTCGCTGGCCGCCGGCGTGATGACGATCCTCTTCGGCGTCATCGCCCGGATGCCGTTCGCATTCGCCGCGGGCCTGGGCATCAACTCGTTTTTGGCCACCACGGTCGTGAAGGACCTGACCTGGGCCGAGGCGATGGGCCTGGTGGTGATCAACGGTCTGATCATCGTGCTGCTCGCCGCGACCGGCCTGCGGCGTCTGGTGTTCGACGCGGTGCCCATGCAACTGAAGCTGGCGATCACCGCGGGCATCGGGCTGTTCATCCTGTTCATCGGGCTGGTCGATGCGGGTTTCATCGGCTCGACCGGCGTCGCCTCCCCTCCGGTCGGGCTCGGCCACGGCGGCATCGGCTCGATCAGCACCGTGCCGACCGTCGTCTTCGTGTTCACCCTGTTGCTCACCGGTGTCCTCGTGGTGCGGCGCGTCCGCGGCGGCATCCTGATCGGCCTGGCGGCCGGCACCGTCGTCGCGGTCGTGATCGAGGCGATCTGGCATCTGGGTTCGGCCACCGACAACCCGGGCGGCTGGAGCCTGTCGGTGCCCACACTGTCCGGGTCACCGTTCGCACTGCCCGACCTGTCGCTCGTCGGCGCGTTCAGCCTGAACAGCTTCAGCCGCATCGGTGTGATCGCCGCGGTCGTGCTCGTGTTCACCCTGGTGTTCGCGAACTTCTTCGACGCGATGGGCACGATGACCGGTCTCTCGCGCGAGGCCGGCCTGGCCGACGACAAGGGCACCTTCCCGCGGCTGAAATCGGCGCTGATCGTCGAGGGTGCAGGTGCGGTCGCCGGCGGCGCGACGTCGTCGTCGTCGAACACCGTGTTCATCGAATCCGGTGCGGGCATCGAGGAAGGCGCGCGCACCGGCCTGGCGAACCTGGTGACGGGCGTGCTGTTCCTGGCCGCGATGTTCGTCTCCCCGCTCGCATCGATCGTTCCCACCGAGGTGGCCGCGGCCGCGCTGGTGGTGGTCGGCGCGATGATGGCCTCGCACCTGCGCCACGTCGACCTGTCGGAGTTCTCCGTGGCGCTACCGGTGGTGTTGACCGTCGCGGTGATGCCGTTCAGCTACTCGATCGCCAACGGCATCGGTGTCGGGTTCATCGCCTGGGTCGTCATGCGCACCGCCGCGGGCAAGGTGCGCGAGATCAGCCCGCTGCTGTGGGTGGTGGCCGCCGGCTTCGCGGTGTACTTCGCCCGCACGCCGCTCGAGTCGGCGCTGGGCCTGTGA
- a CDS encoding acyl-CoA dehydrogenase family protein, which yields MAEELADQPGSAEFTFTDEQNQLRAAVRDFCAEFVDESAVRSAMESDPPYDAKVWARLGTELGVLGLSVPEADGGVGGTLVDQAVAVEQLGAALACGPLFGTVYLTIPALVAASSESELLGPLVEGTRTAAFAVADSAGAFDPSSVAVQATRDGESWTLSGTVERVVDAGAADVILVAANGPDGIGLFAIDAGDVAVQRIPLTTLDLTRPQATVGLVDAAATLIAGPDEAERVIGHALAVGAALLAVEQVGAAQHLLDLAVAYAKARLQFGRPIGSFQAVKHRLADDLVALEHARSTAYHAVWALTDGTDDPALVTSIAQATCSAAFTRVATDAIQVHGGIGFTWEHQAHLYYKRAYTDAALLGSAEQHRARVAELVLDVAPDKGAPRVATGMPR from the coding sequence ATGGCTGAGGAGCTTGCGGATCAGCCCGGTAGCGCTGAGTTCACGTTCACCGACGAGCAGAACCAGCTGCGGGCGGCGGTCCGTGACTTCTGCGCGGAGTTCGTCGACGAAAGCGCGGTGCGCTCCGCGATGGAGTCCGATCCGCCGTATGACGCCAAGGTGTGGGCACGGCTGGGCACCGAGTTGGGCGTGCTCGGACTGTCGGTGCCCGAGGCCGACGGCGGCGTCGGGGGCACTCTGGTCGATCAGGCCGTCGCTGTCGAACAACTCGGCGCCGCGCTGGCGTGCGGGCCGCTCTTCGGCACCGTGTACCTCACCATTCCCGCGCTGGTGGCGGCGTCGTCGGAAAGCGAGCTGCTCGGTCCCCTCGTCGAGGGCACCCGGACCGCGGCGTTCGCCGTCGCGGACTCGGCGGGGGCCTTCGACCCGTCGTCCGTCGCCGTCCAGGCCACCCGCGACGGGGAGAGCTGGACGCTGTCGGGCACCGTCGAGCGGGTCGTCGACGCCGGCGCCGCCGACGTGATCCTGGTCGCCGCGAACGGGCCGGACGGCATCGGCTTGTTCGCAATCGACGCGGGAGACGTTGCCGTGCAACGCATCCCGTTGACCACGCTGGACCTGACCCGGCCGCAGGCCACCGTCGGGCTGGTCGACGCGGCCGCGACCCTGATCGCAGGCCCCGACGAGGCCGAACGCGTCATCGGCCACGCGCTCGCGGTCGGCGCGGCGCTGCTGGCCGTCGAACAGGTCGGGGCCGCGCAGCACCTGCTCGATCTCGCGGTCGCGTACGCCAAGGCCCGGTTGCAGTTCGGCAGGCCGATCGGCTCGTTCCAGGCGGTCAAGCACCGACTCGCTGACGACCTCGTCGCGCTCGAGCACGCACGCTCGACGGCCTATCACGCGGTGTGGGCGCTGACCGACGGCACCGACGACCCCGCCCTGGTCACGAGCATCGCGCAAGCCACCTGCTCGGCGGCGTTCACCCGAGTGGCGACCGACGCCATCCAGGTGCATGGTGGAATCGGGTTCACGTGGGAACACCAAGCGCATCTGTATTACAAGCGGGCCTACACCGACGCCGCGTTGCTCGGCAGCGCCGAACAGCACCGGGCGAGGGTCGCCGAGCTCGTCCTCGACGTCGCGCCCGACAAGGGCGCCCCGCGCGTCGCCACCGGGATGCCACGTTGA
- a CDS encoding acyl-CoA dehydrogenase family protein, with product MGTAADADRVADAARRVVEEHNPRTVPIPEYLGACFDAGLSWVHFPEGFGGMGVSRGLQAVADRILQGAGGPVPLGLNPMGYGMAAPTVREHAQTDEVRRRLLRPLATTEDIWCQLFSEPGAGSDLAGLATSAVLDGDEWIVNGQKVWTSLAHRARWGLLLARTDPDKPKHKGLTYFVLDMHGPGVQTRPLRQMTGHAEFNEVYMTDARIPDAFRLGAVGDGWRVAMTTLMNERSALGASGSRRGAGTISDAVALWASRPDLHTPVLRDRLTSLWLRSEAQRLTSERSRASASVGGPGPEGSIGKLVGAELNQHIYEFCMDLLGPEGILYDGYGTGDGDPDDYRGPIQQRFLRSRANTIEGGTSEVMRNILAERVLGLPGDLRADAGMAWKEIPRG from the coding sequence ATGGGCACTGCTGCCGATGCCGACCGCGTCGCCGACGCCGCGCGCCGCGTAGTCGAAGAACACAATCCACGCACCGTCCCGATCCCCGAGTACCTCGGCGCCTGTTTCGATGCCGGCTTGTCGTGGGTGCACTTTCCCGAGGGCTTCGGCGGCATGGGGGTGTCCCGCGGTCTGCAGGCCGTCGCCGATCGGATTCTGCAGGGCGCGGGAGGTCCGGTGCCGCTGGGACTCAACCCGATGGGGTACGGCATGGCCGCGCCGACGGTGCGCGAGCACGCGCAGACCGACGAGGTCCGGCGCCGGCTGCTGCGTCCGCTGGCGACGACCGAGGACATCTGGTGCCAGCTGTTCTCCGAGCCGGGTGCCGGTTCCGACCTCGCCGGGCTGGCCACCTCGGCGGTCCTCGACGGCGACGAGTGGATCGTCAACGGCCAGAAGGTCTGGACCAGCCTCGCGCACCGCGCGCGGTGGGGTCTGCTGCTGGCCCGCACCGACCCCGACAAGCCCAAGCACAAAGGGTTGACCTACTTCGTCCTGGACATGCACGGCCCGGGAGTGCAGACCCGGCCGTTGCGGCAGATGACCGGACATGCGGAGTTCAACGAGGTCTACATGACCGACGCGCGCATCCCCGACGCCTTCCGGCTCGGAGCGGTCGGCGACGGCTGGCGGGTAGCGATGACGACGCTGATGAACGAACGCAGCGCGCTCGGTGCCAGCGGGAGCCGGCGCGGCGCCGGCACCATCTCCGACGCGGTCGCGCTGTGGGCGTCGCGGCCGGACCTGCACACCCCGGTACTGCGGGATCGTCTCACCAGTCTGTGGTTGCGGTCCGAAGCACAGCGGCTGACTTCGGAGCGGTCGAGGGCCTCGGCCAGCGTCGGCGGCCCCGGCCCGGAGGGGTCGATCGGCAAGCTCGTCGGCGCCGAACTCAACCAGCACATCTACGAGTTCTGCATGGACCTGCTCGGCCCCGAGGGCATCCTGTACGACGGCTACGGCACCGGTGACGGGGACCCCGACGACTACCGCGGCCCGATTCAACAGCGATTCCTGCGCAGCCGGGCCAACACCATCGAGGGCGGCACGTCGGAGGTGATGCGCAACATCCTCGCCGAACGCGTGCTCGGCCTACCGGGTGATCTGCGGGCCGACGCTGGAATGGCATGGAAGGAGATCCCGCGTGGCTGA
- a CDS encoding STAS domain-containing protein, with the protein MYGNPTFDCGGAEIRAHCRQLATVVTVRGALNDANVECATQYVRRFILAEKPFVLDLSDITSFAGEALSLLFAVDDVCAAAGVEWSMVPSRSVEQTLHDYDIEFAGAGSVPEALNHFADAMVARRQLLPLLTKTA; encoded by the coding sequence ATGTACGGCAATCCGACGTTCGACTGCGGTGGTGCCGAGATCAGGGCGCATTGCCGCCAATTGGCCACCGTCGTGACCGTCAGGGGCGCGCTCAACGACGCCAACGTCGAATGCGCCACGCAGTACGTCCGGCGCTTCATCCTCGCCGAGAAGCCGTTCGTCCTGGACCTCAGCGACATCACTTCGTTTGCCGGCGAGGCTCTTTCGCTTCTGTTCGCCGTCGATGACGTCTGCGCGGCCGCGGGGGTCGAGTGGTCGATGGTCCCCAGCCGGTCCGTCGAGCAGACCCTGCACGACTACGACATCGAGTTCGCCGGGGCCGGTTCGGTCCCCGAGGCGCTCAACCACTTCGCCGACGCAATGGTCGCGCGACGCCAACTCCTTCCCCTCCTCACCAAGACCGCGTAA
- a CDS encoding DNA polymerase domain-containing protein has product MPARESFEIGGVQVPITNPDKVVFGELGVTKGDLIRYYAAVADGALRGVVDRPMILKRFVKGIEQEAVFQKRAPEKRPDFVSVAELKYASGTSAKEAVLHDAAGLVWAVNLGCVDLNPHPVRADDLEHPDELRVDLDPMPGVGWRQILDVAFVAREVLEDHGLVAWPKTSGSRGFHIYARIHRRWPFKLVRLAAETVAREVERRAPESATARWWKEERQGVFVDFNQNAKDRTVASAYSVRATPDARVSTPLFWDEVAGCRPEEFTITTVPRRFAEHGDPWEGMDDAAGGLEALLDLADRLGPPEKAPRGAHKTTDGRRRSAKPLIEIARTKTKDEAMAALAQWREKYPQAAEKLEPTDVLVDGMRGPSSIWYRIRINLEHVAEDERPPQEELLADYSPWATYTGSQQQRRG; this is encoded by the coding sequence ATGCCTGCTCGCGAGTCGTTCGAGATCGGCGGAGTGCAGGTGCCGATCACCAATCCGGACAAGGTGGTCTTCGGCGAGCTCGGGGTCACCAAGGGTGACCTCATCCGCTACTACGCGGCGGTGGCCGACGGGGCGCTGCGCGGCGTCGTCGACCGGCCGATGATCCTCAAGAGGTTCGTCAAGGGCATCGAGCAGGAGGCGGTGTTCCAGAAGCGCGCCCCCGAGAAGCGGCCCGACTTCGTCTCGGTGGCCGAGTTGAAGTACGCGTCGGGCACCTCGGCCAAGGAAGCGGTGCTGCACGACGCCGCGGGTCTGGTGTGGGCGGTCAACCTCGGGTGCGTCGACCTCAACCCGCACCCGGTGCGGGCCGACGATCTCGAGCACCCGGACGAACTGCGGGTCGACCTCGACCCGATGCCCGGGGTCGGCTGGCGCCAGATCCTCGACGTCGCGTTCGTCGCGCGCGAGGTGCTCGAGGACCACGGTCTGGTCGCCTGGCCCAAGACCTCGGGTTCACGAGGTTTCCACATCTATGCGCGCATCCACCGACGCTGGCCGTTCAAGCTCGTCCGGCTCGCCGCGGAGACCGTCGCCCGCGAGGTGGAGCGGCGCGCGCCGGAGTCGGCGACGGCGCGGTGGTGGAAGGAAGAGCGCCAGGGCGTGTTCGTCGACTTCAACCAGAACGCCAAGGACAGGACCGTGGCCTCGGCCTACTCCGTGCGCGCCACCCCCGATGCACGGGTGTCGACACCGCTGTTCTGGGACGAGGTCGCGGGCTGCCGGCCCGAGGAGTTCACGATCACCACGGTCCCGCGGCGGTTCGCCGAGCACGGCGATCCGTGGGAGGGGATGGACGACGCCGCGGGCGGGCTGGAGGCGCTGCTCGACCTCGCCGACCGGCTGGGTCCGCCCGAGAAGGCACCCCGGGGCGCACACAAGACGACCGACGGCCGCCGACGATCGGCGAAGCCGTTGATCGAGATCGCCCGCACCAAGACCAAGGACGAGGCGATGGCCGCGCTGGCGCAGTGGCGCGAGAAGTACCCGCAGGCAGCCGAAAAGCTGGAGCCCACAGACGTTCTCGTCGACGGCATGCGCGGGCCGAGCTCCATCTGGTACCGCATCCGGATCAACCTCGAGCACGTCGCCGAGGACGAGCGGCCGCCGCAGGAGGAACTCCTCGCCGACTACAGCCCGTGGGCCACCTATACGGGCTCGCAACAGCAGCGCCGCGGCTAA
- the fadD2 gene encoding long-chain-fatty-acid--CoA ligase FadD2, giving the protein MSKLSDLPLQAAAKAQQTVGRYLERGSAELHYARKMFEAGALKLEPPQDIAAFFADIRRWGEIGMIPALNARRHAQRLAVIDDFGEMTFGELDAAANAVANALLAKGVKGGDGVAVLARNHRWFLVAWFGAAKTGARIILLNSEFSGPQIKEVTKREDAKLIIYDDEYTAAVSQADPELGKLRALGDNPDKPDEPSGSTDETLEELVARTNAVPPPKASRHSSIIILTSGTTGTPKGANRSAPPSLAPIGGILSAVPFKSEEVTSLPAPMFHALGFLHATIAMMLGSTLVLRRRFKAATVLADIEKYKPTAIVVVPVMLSRMLDELDKTSPKPDLSSLRIVFVSGSQLGAELATRALKELGPVIYNLYGSTEVAFATIAGPQHLSINPSTVGPVVKGMKVKILDDDGNELPRGEVGRIFVGNFFPFEGYTGGGGKQIIDGLLSSGDVGYFDENDLLYVSGRDDEMIVSGGENVFPAEVEDLVSGHPDVVEATALGVEDKEWGHRLRCFVVKVEGASIDEDGIKAYVRENLARYKVPREVVFLDELPRNPTGKILKRELRDMDVD; this is encoded by the coding sequence ATGTCCAAGCTCAGCGATCTTCCGTTGCAGGCGGCGGCCAAGGCCCAGCAGACCGTCGGCAGGTACCTCGAGCGTGGTTCTGCCGAACTGCACTACGCCCGCAAGATGTTCGAGGCGGGGGCGCTGAAACTCGAGCCGCCGCAGGACATCGCCGCGTTCTTCGCCGACATCCGGCGCTGGGGCGAGATCGGCATGATCCCGGCGCTCAACGCGCGTCGCCATGCTCAGCGGTTGGCGGTCATCGACGACTTCGGCGAGATGACCTTCGGCGAACTCGACGCCGCGGCCAACGCGGTGGCCAACGCCCTGCTCGCCAAGGGCGTCAAGGGCGGTGACGGCGTGGCCGTCCTCGCGCGCAACCACCGGTGGTTCCTCGTCGCGTGGTTCGGGGCGGCCAAGACCGGCGCGCGCATCATCCTGCTCAACAGCGAGTTCTCCGGCCCGCAGATCAAGGAGGTCACCAAGCGCGAGGACGCCAAGCTGATCATCTACGACGACGAGTACACCGCCGCCGTGTCGCAGGCCGATCCCGAACTCGGCAAACTGCGCGCGCTCGGCGACAACCCGGACAAGCCCGACGAGCCGTCGGGGAGCACCGACGAGACCCTCGAGGAACTCGTCGCCCGCACCAACGCCGTACCGCCGCCGAAGGCGTCGCGGCACTCGTCGATCATCATCCTGACCAGCGGCACCACCGGAACGCCGAAGGGCGCCAACCGCAGCGCCCCGCCGTCGCTGGCGCCGATCGGCGGAATCCTGTCCGCGGTGCCGTTCAAATCCGAAGAGGTGACGTCGCTTCCGGCGCCGATGTTCCACGCGCTGGGCTTCCTGCACGCCACCATCGCGATGATGCTCGGCTCGACGCTGGTCTTGCGCCGGCGGTTCAAGGCGGCCACCGTGCTCGCCGACATCGAGAAGTACAAGCCGACGGCCATCGTCGTCGTGCCCGTGATGCTGTCGCGGATGCTCGACGAACTCGACAAGACCTCGCCGAAGCCGGACCTGTCCTCACTGCGCATCGTGTTCGTCTCCGGCTCGCAGCTCGGCGCCGAACTGGCGACGCGGGCCTTGAAGGAGCTGGGCCCGGTGATCTACAACCTGTACGGCTCGACCGAGGTGGCGTTCGCGACCATCGCTGGGCCGCAGCACCTTTCGATCAACCCTTCGACTGTGGGGCCGGTCGTCAAGGGCATGAAGGTCAAGATCCTCGACGACGACGGCAACGAACTGCCCCGCGGGGAGGTCGGCCGCATCTTCGTCGGCAACTTCTTCCCGTTCGAGGGCTACACCGGCGGCGGCGGCAAGCAGATCATCGACGGGCTGCTGTCGTCGGGCGATGTCGGCTATTTCGACGAGAACGACCTGCTGTATGTCAGCGGCCGCGACGACGAGATGATCGTCTCCGGGGGCGAGAACGTCTTCCCCGCGGAGGTCGAGGATCTCGTCAGCGGCCACCCCGACGTCGTCGAGGCGACCGCGCTCGGGGTCGAGGACAAGGAGTGGGGCCACCGGCTGCGCTGTTTCGTGGTGAAGGTGGAGGGCGCCTCGATCGACGAGGACGGCATCAAGGCCTACGTGCGGGAGAACCTGGCCCGCTACAAGGTGCCGCGCGAGGTGGTGTTCCTCGATGAGCTGCCCCGCAACCCCACGGGCAAGATCCTCAAGCGTGAGCTCCGCGACATGGACGTCGACTGA